One Thermofilum pendens Hrk 5 DNA segment encodes these proteins:
- a CDS encoding 8-oxo-dGTP diphosphatase, with translation MWIATLCYLLRGDEVLLIRKLRGFGAGKYNGVGGKVEEGEDIWRAAMREVLEETGVEVKGLSYRGLLEFYAGGEEPEIIVHVFVSRDFAGEARPSDEAVPTWFKVGEIPYDEMWEDDRVWLPRVLEGRCVYGRFWFSGGFEKMLRYELSVYDGC, from the coding sequence GTGTGGATCGCTACTCTATGCTACCTGCTCAGGGGGGACGAGGTACTGCTTATACGCAAGCTAAGAGGATTCGGGGCGGGGAAGTACAACGGCGTCGGCGGGAAAGTCGAGGAAGGCGAGGACATCTGGCGCGCCGCGATGAGGGAGGTTCTCGAGGAGACGGGGGTTGAGGTGAAGGGGCTTTCCTACAGGGGTCTACTGGAGTTCTACGCCGGCGGCGAGGAACCCGAGATAATCGTGCACGTCTTCGTGTCCAGGGATTTCGCGGGCGAAGCGAGACCCTCCGATGAGGCTGTCCCGACGTGGTTCAAAGTGGGGGAGATACCCTACGACGAGATGTGGGAGGACGACAGGGTGTGGCTTCCTCGGGTTTTGGAGGGGCGCTGCGTGTACGGTAGGTTCTGGTTCAGCGGGGGGTTCGAGAAAATGCTTAGGTACGAGTTAAGCGTGTACGACGGGTGCTAG